The following coding sequences lie in one Apium graveolens cultivar Ventura chromosome 1, ASM990537v1, whole genome shotgun sequence genomic window:
- the LOC141708169 gene encoding uncharacterized protein LOC141708169, translating to MLVDDPKFKKYFKFEHVWPILKDIENFSDDAPSHPGQSETQTSQSNTPSLMSPLSESPIASEEELGGASSQRPIGVKKAKLKRKTDDKNLKLIQSIREENRELVEIFKQSSADGKRIYELQMLRAQNESKKLDMKEFREENKIMAKDLSSIMDPIQLQYYQSEQARIWEKRNKKDNQDASVSFEPAQFFDINVAGSSDLLEY from the coding sequence ATGTTAGTTGATGATCcaaaattcaaaaaatattttaaatttgaacATGTTTGGCCAATACTTAAAGATATTGAAAATTTTTCTGATGATGCACCATCTCATCCTGGACAAAGTGAAACTCAAACTTCACAGTCAAATACACCAAGTTTAATGTCACCACTTTCTGAAAGTCCTATTGCAAGTGAAGAGGAGCTTGGCGGAGCTTCTTCTCAACGTCCTATTGGTGTAAAGAAAgcaaaattaaaaagaaaaactGACGATAAAAATTTAAAACTCATTCAGAGCATTAGAGAAGAAAATCGTGAACTTGTCGAAATTTTCAAACAAAGTTCTGCTGATGGAAAAAGGATATATGAACTGCAGATGCTAAGAGCCCAGAACGAATCTAAGAAATTAGATATGAAAGAATTTcgagaagaaaataaaattatgGCTAAAGATTTGAGCTCAATAATGGATCCGATACAGTTGCAGTACTATCAAAGTGAGCAAGCCAGAATATGGGAGAAGAGAAACAAAAAAGACAACCAAGATGCTTCTGTATCTTTTGAGCCTGCACAATTTTTTGATATCAATGTTGCAGGTTCAAGTGACTTGCTAGAATACTAG